CGACAGCCGCTCCACCCGCGACAGGAGGAGGTCGGCCAGCATGGACGGCAGCTCCGCGGGCCCTCCGGACCGGTCGAGGCCGGACCGGTCGAGGCCGCCGCCGCGGATCTCCGCGGAGTACAGCTCCGCGGCGTAGAAGGGGTTGCCCTCCGAGCGCCGGTGCACCCGCTCGACGATCTCCGCGGTCACCGGCGCGGACCCGCGCGACAGCTCCGCGAGGTACGCGGCGGTCTCGCCGGGCCCGAACGCGGGGACCTCGACGGCGGTCACGTTCGGCAGCCGCGCCAGCTCCGCCACCACCGGCCGCAGCGGGTGCCGCCGGTGCAGGTCGTCGGACCGGTACGTGCCGACGACGCAGACCCGTTCGCGCTGGAGGACGCGGGCGAGGAACGTCAGCAGGTGCCGGGTGGACCGGTCGGCCCAGTGGAGGTCCTCGAGGACGAGCAGGACGGGCCGCTCCGCCCCCAGCTCGCCGAGCAGCCCGAGCACCGCGCCGAAGAGCTGCTGCTGGCCCGGCTCGGACCCCGGTTCCACGGCGGCGCCGTCCGGGAGGAGCCGCCCGAGCACGGGACGGGCGCCGACGGCGGCGCGGACGGCCTCCGCGTCGGGGGCGCCGTCGTGCGCGGCGGCCCACAGCGCGTCGGCGAGCGGCAGGTACGGCATGCTCTCGCCCAGCTCGGCGCACTGCCCGAGGAGGACGGTGCAGCCCTTGTCCCGGGCGGTGCGGACGAGCGCGGACACCAGGTGGGTCTTGCCGACCCCGGCGTCCCCGCCGACGAGCGCCAGGGCGGCGGAGCCGCCCGCGGCCCGCTCCAGCGCGCCGGTCAGCTCCGCGAGCTCGGCCGCCCTGCCGATCAGCATCGGCCGTTCCCTCCGCTCATCCGGCCCAGTATCGCACCACCGCACGCCTGCCCCCGCCGGCCGGCGGAAGGCCCGGGCGACCGCGCATCCGGCCCGGCGCGCACATGGAACGGGCCCCGGATCCGCAGTGGGGATCCGGGGCCCGCGCGGGACGGTGCGCGTCAGCCGACCAGGGCGGGGGTCCTGTCGGTCTCGCGCTCCGCCACGTCTTCGGCGGCGGCCTCGGGCTCAGGCTCGGGCTCCGGCTCGGGCAGCACCTTGAGGTAGGCGCGGAGCGTCTCGGCGGCGACCCGCTCCAGGGAGTAGCGGGAGCGGGCGCGGTCGGCGGCGGCGATGGAGTAGCCGTGCAGCGTGGTCTCCTCGGCCAGCAGGCGCCGGATGGCGCGGCCGATCACGACGGGACGCCCGGCGGGGACGTGCAGGCCGGTGATGCGGTCGAGCACCTCGTCGGCGTTGCCGTCCACCGGGGCCGTCACGACGGGCACGCCGCAGGCCATGGCCTCCAGCGGGGTCGACGGGCACGGCTGGTGGGGGGTCAGGCAGAGGACGAGGCTCGCGGTGCGCAGCAGCTTCGGCAGGGTCTTGCGGGGCATCCGGCCCAGGAAGATCACCCGGTCGGCGACGTGCAGCTCCTTGGCCAGCAGCGTCAGCCGGTGCACGGCCTGGTCGGCGTCCAGGTCCTCGCGGGCGGGGCCGCCGGTGATCGTCAGCTCGGCGTGCGGGACGTGGACCATCGCCTGCAGCGCGGTCTCGACGTCCGCGGTCTCCAGGTCGTCGCAGATCATCACGAGGCGGCGCCGGTCGCCCCTCGGCATCGCCGGGCCGACCTGCGAGAACAAATCGCCGTCGACACCGTAGGGGACGACGGAGACCGACGGCCGGGGGACGCCCATCCGCACGATCGCGGAGGCCTCCTCCGAGTGCCCGGCCAGCACGAGGTCGGCGTCGCGGCCGATGGCCTTCTCCAGGCGGTCCCGGTGCGGGTGGACGCGGCGGCCGCTGCGGCGCTCGGCGGCGGCGACGCCGTGGTAGCTCTGCGCGAACGGGATGCCCAGCTCGCGGGCGACGGCGCAGGCGGCGAGCCCGCCGATCCAGCCGTGGGCGTGGACGATGTCGGGGCGTCCCGCGCCCGACCAGCGGCGGCGCAGGCCGTCGGCGAAGTCGCGGACGTGGGCGAGGAGTTCGTCGTCGGACAGCGGGCGGGCCGGCCCGGCGTCCAGGTTGACCAGCGCGGCGCCCGGCGCCAGCCGGGTGCGGCCGCGGGCGGAGGCGTTCTGCCGCCGCGTGTACACCGTGACCTGGTTCGGCTCACCGTCGGCGGTCAGGGGACGGGTGAGCGAACGGGCGAGGTCCCGAACGTGGATGGACTGCAGGTGTTCGCCGTCAAGGTCGGAGGCGGACACGAGCGCAATGTTCAGCGGGCGGTGCATACGGATCCTCCGGGACATCACAGGGGAAGCACGGAGGTATCTGCGTCGTAGACACCTGCTCGCTGGAATCTATAACCGCCCGCAGTCTCCGCCAAACGTCGCGAATCGGTTCTCCTTCCCGCCAGGGCACGCTGAAACCGTTCGCGACCTGCTCGGACATCGGCTGGAATACTGGCCGAGATGAATGACGACGAACCCCTCTGGTATGTGGCATACGGGTCGAACCTGTTCCGGGAGAGGTTCCGCTGCTACCTCGCGGGCGGCCGTCCCGAGGGCGGCGCCCGCAGTCAGGCGGGGTGCCGCGACCCGCGTCCCGCCCGCGCCGAGCAGTCGATCACCGTGCCCGGCGGCATCTACTTCGCGCACCACTCCCGGACCTGGGGCGGCGGAACCGCCTTCTACGACCCGGACCTGCCCGGACGGGCCGCCGCCCGCGCCTACCTGCTGACGCGCCGCCAGTTCTGCGACGTCCTGTCCCAGGAGATGCACCGCCCGGTCGGCGTCGACCACGACCTGTCGGAGGCCCTGCGCCACGGCCGCCAGCGGATCGGCCCCGGCCGCTACGAGACCGTCCTGAAGGTGGGGGAGCGCGGGGGCTGTCCGATGCTGACCTTCACCTCCCCCGAACCGGGCCCGCCGAACGCGCCGACCGCCGCGTACCTGGCGATGCTCGGCGGCGGCCTCCGCGAGGCGCACGGCTGGACCGCCGAGCGCGCCGCGTCCTACCTGGCCGGACGGCCCGGGGCCCGCGGGGCCTGGACGCCCGAGGGCATCGCCGGTCTCCTGCGGCCTGGCAGCCCGCGGCGGGGCGGGCTAGGTTCGTCCCATGAACGTCGGTGACGTCGTTGACGACTTCGAACTGCCGGACGAGACGGGCCGGCCCCGCACGCTGACCGGGCTCCTGGAGAAGGGCCCGGTGGTCCTGTTCTTCTACCCGGCCGCGCTGACGCCCGGCTGCACCGCCGAGGCCTGCCACTTCCGCGACGTGGCCGCCGAACTCGCCGCGGTCGGCGCGCAGCCCGTCGGCGTCAGCGCCGACGAGGTCGCCAAGCAGAAGGAGTTCGCCGACAAGCACACCCTCGGCTACCCGCTGCTGTCCGACCCGGACGGCCACGTCCGCGCCCGCTTCGGCGTCAAACGGGGCCTGGCCCTCCTGCCCACCAAGCGCCAGACCTTCGTCATCGACACCGACCGCCGCGTCCTGGCGGTCATCAAGAGCGAGATCCGCATGAACACCCACGCCGACAAGGCCCTGGAAGTACTGCGAGCCCGCTAACGAACCACCGGGAGATTGATGGTGGACGGGTGGGCGGGGGAGTGGAAGATCTCCTGGTCGGCGGTGAGCATTTCGGTGGCGGTGCCGATGGGGGCGCCGGTGCCGGGGTTGCGGGCGATGCGCGGGTAGGCGCCGCTCGCGACCTGGACGCGGACGCGGTGGCCGCGGCGGAAGCGGTGACCGGCCGGCCACAGTTCGACGGCGACGTGGCGGACGCCGTCCTCGTCCGGTTCGGGGGTGCCGGGGACGAGGCGCCGCATCCCCTCGCACAGGTTCAGCGACTCGCCGTCGGGCGTCACGTCGCACAGCCGGACCACGAAGTCGGTGTGCTCGCGGTTCGAGCGGATGTACAGGTCGGCGGTGACGGGCCCGATGATCTCCAGGTCGTCGTCGAGGACGGCGGAGGTGTAGGTCAGCACGTCCCGGCGGCGTTCCAGGCGCCGCTGGTCGGTGGACGGGCGGGTCTCGCCGAGCAGGGTGGGGCCGCCGAGGAACGGCGTCGGGTGGTCGGGGTCGTACCGGTAGGCGTCCGGCTCCGACTCGGGCGGCGGGTCCGGCGACAGGGCCCCGGCCGGCTGGAGGTGCCAGCGTTCCTCCCGCATGCCGGGGACGGGCCAGTCGGGGAACTCGCGCCACTCGCCCGCGCCCGTGATGTACAGCCGGACGGGCTGTTCCCGCAGCTCGGACGGGTCGTCCAGCAGGTGCGCGCGGAACCAGGCGATCGAGTCGCCGACCGAGCGCCGCATCATGCGCTGGTCGGCGTGGAACCACGGGCCGATCGTCAGGTACGGGCGGCGCCCGGCGGCGCGGAGCGCGGCGTAGTCGCGCATCTGCCACGGCAGGAAGATGTCGTACCAGCCGCCGGTCATGTTCACCGGGGCCGTGACCCGCGAGACGGTGGGGCTGAAGTCGCGCTTGTCCCAGAACGAGGTGTCGGGGCCGTTGACGAGCAGTTCCTGGAAGAAGCGCTGCTGCTCGCCGGTCGCGAGCCGGTCGAGCTCGGCGATCGGCTTGCCGGACAGGGTGGCGCGGCGGGCGCGGCGCGGCGACATGATGCCGGTGGTCAGGCCGGACAGGGAGTTCTTCATCCGCGCGGTGAGGTCCACCCAGATGAGCGTCGACTCCAGCGCGAACGTCCCGCCGACGTGCACGGCCTCGCGGAACGTCGAGGCGGTGACCTGCATCGACAGGGCGCGCAGCGCGGGGCCGGCCTCGGCGGCGACGGCCCACTGGACGTAGCCGAGGTAGCTCGGGCCGTGCATCGCGAACGTCCCGCCGAACCAGGGCTGTGATTTCAGCCACTCGATGGTGGCGAGGCCGTCCTCGCGCTCGTCCAGCGCCTCGAACACCCCGCCGGACCCGAATCCGCCGCGGACGCTCTGCACCACGGCCTGGAACCCGTGGGACGCGAACGCCTGCCCGCACATGAGCCCGAAGGGGCCGCGCCGGCCGTAGGGGGACCGGACGAGCACCGTGGGCGCGCCTTCGACGTCGGCGGGGGCGTACCGGTCGGCCAGGAGGGTCACGCCGTCGGCGGCGGGGACCTCCAGGTCGCGCTCGACGGTGACGCGGTGGGGGCCGTTCCGCAGCCCCAGCGCCGTGACCCCGAGCCGGCGCATCATTCCCACGGCTACCACCTGATCGATCGTAATCGCCCCGCCCGTCGCGTCCGCCTCCGGAGTCCGTGATGTGCCTCGCAGCGGCCGGGTCTTCTATACGATCGAGGACGCGCTTTCGTACATATAGGGATCAGACGGGCGGGCGGCGGGGCCGTCCCGCACGGAGGGAGTGGCGCGTACGCCATGGGGGATCTGAACTGGGAGAGAGTGATCGCCGCCGGGATCGTGGTGGCGGCCGCTCTCGCGGTCGCGGTGCTCCTGCGGCTGCTGACCGGCCGGCTGTTCAAGCGGGCCGGTGACACCCGGGCGACCTGGGACGACATGGCCGCGCGGCTGATCAAGGACCTGGCGGTGCCGCTGTCGGTGGTGCTCGGTCTCTGGATCGCCGCCAGGGTGCTGCAGCTGCCGCGCGGGGCGCTGGACGCCACGGCGAAGGTGCTCGCGGCCGCGGCCATCCTCGTGATCACGCTGGCGATGGCCCGCCTGATCTCCTCCGGTGTCAGCACGTTCGCGCTGGCCAGGCAGGGCGTCGCAGGGAATGTGACGATCTTCGCGAACATCACCCGGGTGGTCGTCCTCGGCATCGGCATCCTGGTGATGCTGCAGAGCCTCGGGGTGTCGATCACGCCGCTGCTCGGCGCCCTGGGCGTCGGCGGCCTCGCGGTGGCGCTCGCGCTGCAGGACACCCTCGCCAACCTGTTCGCGGGCGTGCACGTGCTGGCGGCCAAGACGATCGAGCCCGGCGACTACATCAAGCTGGCCACGGGCCAGGAGGGCTACGTCGTCGACATCAACTGGCGCAACACCACCATCCGGACGCTGTCGGACAACATCGAAGTCATCCCGAACATGCGGTTCTCCGACACGATCCTCACCAACTACCACCGTCCCTCGCAGGACATGTCCATCCTCGTGGACGCGAAGGTGACCTACGAGGTCGACCTGGACGAGCTGGAGGAGCTGCTCATCGAGGTCGGCCACGAGGTGATGAAGGAGGTGCAGGGCGGCGTGGCCGACAGCGAGATCTTCGTCCGGTACAAGAACTTCGACGACGCCGCCGTCGGCTTCCACGTGATTCTGCGGTCCTCGGAGTTCGGCGACCAGTTCCGCATCCGGCACGAGTACCTCAAGCGGCTGCACAGGGTCATCCGCGAGCGGGGCATCGCGCCGCCGTACTGGCAGCACCGCGTGCTCATCGACGACAGGACCGGCCGGAACGGCGTGACCGCCGCCGCCACCGGGAAGACCCCCGACCCGGTCTCCTGATCCGGTCTCCGGGGCGGGGAACGGGGCTCAGGCGGGCGGGGGAGCGGCCTCCTCGAACCAGGCGAGGAACTCGGTGTGGCCGAACATCTTCGCCGTTTCGACGGCCGACGGCGACCCCGCCCGCGGGTCGGCGCCCGCCTCCAGCAGGGCCCGCACCACCTCCGCCTCCTTCTTGAAG
The sequence above is drawn from the Actinomadura hallensis genome and encodes:
- a CDS encoding glycosyltransferase, coding for MHRPLNIALVSASDLDGEHLQSIHVRDLARSLTRPLTADGEPNQVTVYTRRQNASARGRTRLAPGAALVNLDAGPARPLSDDELLAHVRDFADGLRRRWSGAGRPDIVHAHGWIGGLAACAVARELGIPFAQSYHGVAAAERRSGRRVHPHRDRLEKAIGRDADLVLAGHSEEASAIVRMGVPRPSVSVVPYGVDGDLFSQVGPAMPRGDRRRLVMICDDLETADVETALQAMVHVPHAELTITGGPAREDLDADQAVHRLTLLAKELHVADRVIFLGRMPRKTLPKLLRTASLVLCLTPHQPCPSTPLEAMACGVPVVTAPVDGNADEVLDRITGLHVPAGRPVVIGRAIRRLLAEETTLHGYSIAAADRARSRYSLERVAAETLRAYLKVLPEPEPEPEPEAAAEDVAERETDRTPALVG
- a CDS encoding histone deacetylase, yielding MNDDEPLWYVAYGSNLFRERFRCYLAGGRPEGGARSQAGCRDPRPARAEQSITVPGGIYFAHHSRTWGGGTAFYDPDLPGRAAARAYLLTRRQFCDVLSQEMHRPVGVDHDLSEALRHGRQRIGPGRYETVLKVGERGGCPMLTFTSPEPGPPNAPTAAYLAMLGGGLREAHGWTAERAASYLAGRPGARGAWTPEGIAGLLRPGSPRRGGLGSSHERR
- a CDS encoding peroxiredoxin; the encoded protein is MNVGDVVDDFELPDETGRPRTLTGLLEKGPVVLFFYPAALTPGCTAEACHFRDVAAELAAVGAQPVGVSADEVAKQKEFADKHTLGYPLLSDPDGHVRARFGVKRGLALLPTKRQTFVIDTDRRVLAVIKSEIRMNTHADKALEVLRAR
- a CDS encoding CocE/NonD family hydrolase, with product MVAVGMMRRLGVTALGLRNGPHRVTVERDLEVPAADGVTLLADRYAPADVEGAPTVLVRSPYGRRGPFGLMCGQAFASHGFQAVVQSVRGGFGSGGVFEALDEREDGLATIEWLKSQPWFGGTFAMHGPSYLGYVQWAVAAEAGPALRALSMQVTASTFREAVHVGGTFALESTLIWVDLTARMKNSLSGLTTGIMSPRRARRATLSGKPIAELDRLATGEQQRFFQELLVNGPDTSFWDKRDFSPTVSRVTAPVNMTGGWYDIFLPWQMRDYAALRAAGRRPYLTIGPWFHADQRMMRRSVGDSIAWFRAHLLDDPSELREQPVRLYITGAGEWREFPDWPVPGMREERWHLQPAGALSPDPPPESEPDAYRYDPDHPTPFLGGPTLLGETRPSTDQRRLERRRDVLTYTSAVLDDDLEIIGPVTADLYIRSNREHTDFVVRLCDVTPDGESLNLCEGMRRLVPGTPEPDEDGVRHVAVELWPAGHRFRRGHRVRVQVASGAYPRIARNPGTGAPIGTATEMLTADQEIFHSPAHPSTINLPVVR
- a CDS encoding mechanosensitive ion channel family protein, which produces MGDLNWERVIAAGIVVAAALAVAVLLRLLTGRLFKRAGDTRATWDDMAARLIKDLAVPLSVVLGLWIAARVLQLPRGALDATAKVLAAAAILVITLAMARLISSGVSTFALARQGVAGNVTIFANITRVVVLGIGILVMLQSLGVSITPLLGALGVGGLAVALALQDTLANLFAGVHVLAAKTIEPGDYIKLATGQEGYVVDINWRNTTIRTLSDNIEVIPNMRFSDTILTNYHRPSQDMSILVDAKVTYEVDLDELEELLIEVGHEVMKEVQGGVADSEIFVRYKNFDDAAVGFHVILRSSEFGDQFRIRHEYLKRLHRVIRERGIAPPYWQHRVLIDDRTGRNGVTAAATGKTPDPVS